Proteins from one Staphylococcus saprophyticus subsp. saprophyticus ATCC 15305 = NCTC 7292 genomic window:
- the mntC gene encoding manganese ABC transporter substrate-binding lipoprotein MntC: MKKLISIALILLLFLAACSNGKSDSNSNSNEKLKVVTTNSILYDMVKNAGGDNVEIHSIVPVGQDPHEYEVKPKDIKALTDADIVFYNGLNLETGNGWFDKALSQANKSTKDDSVVKVSEKVKPFYLNGAEGDESKQDPHAWLSLENGIKYVETIRDTLLKHDEKHKEDIESHSKDYIAKLESLNKESHEKFNDIPKDRRAMITSEGAFKYFSKQYDIKPGYIWEINTEKQGTPEQMKQAIEFVKDNQLKHLLVETSVDKKSMQSLSEETKKDIYGEVFTDSIGQEGSKGDSYYNMMKSNIETIHGSME; encoded by the coding sequence ATGAAAAAGTTAATATCGATTGCACTTATCCTACTATTATTTTTAGCAGCATGTAGTAATGGAAAAAGTGATTCAAACTCAAATTCAAATGAAAAACTAAAAGTCGTTACGACTAACTCTATTTTATACGATATGGTGAAAAATGCCGGTGGTGATAATGTCGAAATTCACAGTATTGTCCCTGTTGGTCAAGATCCTCATGAATATGAAGTAAAACCAAAAGACATCAAAGCATTAACAGATGCAGATATTGTTTTCTATAATGGCTTAAATTTAGAAACTGGTAATGGTTGGTTCGACAAAGCGTTATCTCAAGCTAATAAATCAACTAAAGATGACAGTGTGGTTAAAGTATCTGAAAAAGTAAAACCTTTTTATTTAAATGGTGCTGAAGGCGATGAATCTAAACAAGATCCTCATGCATGGCTAAGTTTAGAAAATGGGATTAAATATGTTGAAACGATACGTGATACCTTATTAAAACATGATGAAAAACACAAAGAAGATATCGAATCTCATAGTAAAGACTATATTGCTAAATTAGAATCATTAAATAAAGAGAGTCACGAAAAATTCAATGATATTCCAAAAGATCGCAGAGCAATGATTACAAGTGAAGGTGCTTTTAAATATTTCTCTAAACAATATGACATTAAGCCAGGTTATATTTGGGAAATTAATACTGAAAAACAAGGTACTCCTGAACAAATGAAACAAGCAATTGAATTCGTGAAAGATAATCAACTTAAACACTTACTTGTCGAGACAAGTGTCGATAAGAAGAGTATGCAAAGTTTAAGTGAAGAAACGAAGAAAGATATATACGGTGAAGTATTTACCGATTCAATCGGACAAGAAGGTTCTAAAGGTGATTCATATTACAATATGATGAAATCGAATATAGAAACTATACACGGCAGCATGGAATAG